One segment of Coffea arabica cultivar ET-39 chromosome 7c, Coffea Arabica ET-39 HiFi, whole genome shotgun sequence DNA contains the following:
- the LOC113700183 gene encoding pentatricopeptide repeat-containing protein At3g02490, mitochondrial-like, with protein MRNQWRWLLLLRCHSRSRLLISTLPHSQVNSTRSISSWSLLSPPHPRRVTINQFHNPPMSLRFFSSSELAVEPTKDQPDQNQIAVLTDIFSRTQMSNEKIKLQLESNNIVITHDLVLNALKNLQSAPDVARRFFKWVSKSDNEKRLSSKSYNLMLGVLLGNGFVKEFWDMVGTMKKKGYGVSKGTFVKALEKFEKDGMSDDVKKLKDLYASGSTDNSVENLCSRVCRAIRSELWGDNVEKRLRGLNVEFSSELVSMVVDNLGIGANKGLIFFRWVEESGLCKHDERTYNAMVRALASEDASNKFWRVVDEMRNAGFEMYRDTYVDVLGRFVKKGMIKDAVDLYEFAMGGLNKPSVHDCTFLLRKIVVGKELDMNLLSRVVRIFREGGNVITNSAFDAVLKSLTSVARVGECNSIIKALEEGGFQLNGTLQRKIASQLSRGGKHDEAGEFMDNMEASDSTPDHKIWASLVEGYCLAGDLEKASDSFRKMVEKVDASSTGYALELLVSTYCRKNRAADSYKFVTEMIDGKDLQPWHSTYKILIGMLLAQGGFKEALDVLPLMKKQGYPPFLEPFIEYLSKCGSPDDAIAFSKAMTVKRYPSTSVFLQLFEAYFKVGRHNEAQDFLAKSPRYIRNHADVLNMFCSVKSGEKAPAITMAA; from the coding sequence ATGAGAAATCAATGGCGATGGCTTCTTCTCCTCCGATGCCACTCTCGGTCTCGACTGCTCATTTCCACTCTACCTCACTCTCAGGTAAACTCTACCCGCTCTATCTCGTCATGGTCTCTGCTTTCCCCGCCTCATCCCCGGCGCGTTACTATCAATCAATTTCATAACCCCCCCATGTCTCTCCGGTTTTTCTCCTCTTCTGAGCTCGCCGTTGAACCCACCAAAGACCAACCCGATCAAAACCAAATTGCTGTGCTGACTGACATTTTCTCCCGGACCCAGATGAGTAATGAGAAAATTAAGCTGCAATTAGAGTCCAATAACATTGTCATAACCCATGATTTGGTTTTGAATGCGTTGAAGAATCTCCAGTCTGCCCCTGATGTGGCGCGGAGGTTCTTCAAATGGGTTTCAAAGAGTGATAACGAGAAGAGATTGAGCTCGAAATCTTATAATTTGATGCTGGGTGTACTGCTTGGTAATGGGTTTGTGAAGGAATTTTGGGATATGGTTGGGACTATGAAAAAGAAAGGTTATGGAGTATCGAAGGGTACGTTTGTTAAAGCTTTGGAGAAATTTGAGAAGGATGGGATGAGTGATGATGTTAAGAAGTTAAAAGATTTGTACGCGTCCGGGTCGACTGATAATTCAGTTGAAAATCTTTGTTCTCGGGTTTGTAGAGCTATTAGATCAGAGCTTTGGGGTGATAATGTGGAAAAGCGGCTTAGGGGCTTGAATGTTGAGTTTTCTAGTGAGTTGGTGTCGATGGTTGTGGACAATCTTGGGATTGGTGCAAACAAGGGGTTGATTTTCTTCAGGTGGGTTGAGGAGAGCGGTCTCTGCAAACATGATGAACGTACGTATAATGCTATGGTGAGGGCATTAGCTAGTGAGGATGCGAGTAATAAATTCTGGAGGGTTGTTGATGAGATGAGGAATGCTGGGTTTGAAATGTACAGGGACACCTACGTTGATGTTTTGGGAAGGTTTGTTAAGAAGGGAATGATCAAGGATGCTGTGGATTTGTACGAGTTTGCAATGGGGGGCTTGAATAAGCCATCAGTGCATGATTGCACCTTTCTTTTGCGGAAAATTGTAGTTGGAAAGGAGCTGGATATGAACTTATTGTCTAGAGTTGTGAGGATCTTTAGGGAGGGTGGAAATGTGATTACAAATTCTGCTTTTGATGCAGTTCTCAAGTCTTTGACCAGCGTTGCAAGAGTTGGGGAGTGCAACAGCATCATAAAAGCCTTGGAAGAGGGTGGGTTTCAACTCAACGGTACTTTGCAAAGAAAGATTGCCTCTCAACTGAGCAGGGGTGGGAAACATGATGAAGCAGGTGAATTTATGGATAACATGGAGGCATCTGATTCTACTCCAGATCATAAAATCTGGGCATCCTTGGTTGAAGGATATTGTCTGGCTGGTGACCTGGAGAAAGCTTCAGATAGTTTCCGAAAGATGGTTGAGAAAGTCGATGCTTCTAGTACCGGATATGCTCTAGAATTATTGGTTAGTACATATTGCCGTAAGAACAGAGCAGCAGATTCATACAAATTTGTTACTGAAATGATTGATGGAAAAGACTTGCAACCTTGGCATTCCACATACAAAATCTTGATAGGCATGTTGTTGGCACAAGGAGGATTTAAAGAAGCTTTGGATGTTCTTCCCCTGATGAAGAAACAAGGATATCCACCCTTTTTGGAGCCCTTCATTGAGTACCTTTCTAAGTGTGGAAGCCCTGATGATGCTATTGCCTTTTCAAAAGCAATGACAGTGAAGAGATATCCATCCACATCTGTATTTCTGCAACTATTCGAAGCTTACTTCAAAGTGGGAAGGCATAATGAAGCACAAGACTTTCTTGCTAAGAGCCCGAGATACATAAGAAACCATGCTGATGTTCTTAATATGTTTTGTTCCGTGAAAAGTGGAGAGAAAGCTCCTGCCATTACCATGGCTGCTTAG
- the LOC113698114 gene encoding uncharacterized protein — translation MDNSQNASYQAGQAKGQMQEKGSQMMDKASNAAQSAKESMQEAGQQAKATAQGAADAVKNATGMNK, via the exons ATGGATAATTCACAAAACGCGAGTTACCAAGCCGGCCAGGCCAAGGGCCAAATGCAG GAAAAGGGAAGTCAAATGATGGATAAGGCAAGCAATGCGGCTCAATCAGCTAAGGAATCCATGCAGGAG GCAGGGCAGCAGGCGAAGGCCACGGCACAAGGAGCAGCCGATGCTGTTAAAAATGCGACGGGGATGAACAAATGA
- the LOC113698906 gene encoding GDSL esterase/lipase At5g14450-like has translation MESLRAVFLSGYSFIMWIDSRNKQKRWWIYGPVTTRHLTTSVILIQIQEEWQQHFFPMIAPCGETYFHRFAGRGSDGCLIIDVIVDISETSNLITTHLIFVLLTGVLSLPGFSRNQFPAWSKLCNWRGHHLPAERILVSDRCKPVSSGYSSRTLKHEQLTSTIKDLYSKEARVFWMHNTGPIGCLPVATIKVQNPELGYLDDHGCVKSQNHMAVRFNKKLKHSIIQLRAELSEFTITYVDMYRAKYDLIRNAKEQGFENPFKICCGLHGIDFDVLCSKKATINGSEVYAGSCAKPSAIISWDGVHYSQATNNLIASRIVNGSLSDPPMPITQACRRKI, from the exons atggaGTCTCTGAGAGCTGTGTTCTTAAGTGGTTATAGTTTTATCATGTGGATTGACAGcagaaacaaacaaaaaaggtGGTGGATTTACGGTCCTGTGACTACTCGGCACCTTACAACTTCGGTGATTCTAATTCAGATACAGGAGGAATGGCAGCAGCATTTTTTTCCAATGATAGCACCTTGTGGTGAGACGTACTTCCATAGATTTGCTGGTCGGGGATCTGATGGCTGCTTGATTATAGACGTCATTGTTGACATTTCTGAGACCTCAAACCTGATCACTACCCATCTTATCTTTGTTTTGCTGACGGGGGTTTTG TCCCTACCTGGATTCAGTAGGAACCAGTTTCCGGCATGGAGCAAACTTTGCAACTGGAGGGGCCACCATTTGCCGGCAGAACGAATCTTGGTTTCTGACAGGTGTAAGCCCGTTTCCTCCGGATATTCAAGTCGAACACTAAAGCACGAACAGCTTACTTCTACGATCAAG GACTTGTATTCAAAAGAAGCAAGAGTATTCTGGATGCACAATACAGGTCCCATTGGTTGCTTGCCAGTGGCCACTATCAAAGTCCAAAATCCAGAGCTCGGATATCTTGATGACCATGGCTGTGTAAAGAGTCAGAATCATATGGCTGTGAGGTTTAATAAAAAGCTCAAGCATTCAATTATCCAACTCAGGGCAGAGCTTTCAGAATTTACAATAACCTATGTAGATATGTACAGGGCAAAGTACGACTTAATCAGGAATGCAAAAGAACAAG GATTTGAGAACCCTTTCAAAATCTGCTGTGGACTTCATGGAATCGATTTTGATGTCTTGTGCAGTAAGAAAGCAACTATAAATGGTAGTGAAGTATATGCAGGTTCTTGTGCAAAACCTTCTGCAATAATCAGCTGGGATGGAGTACACTATTCTCAGGCTACAAATAATTTGATTGCTAGTCGCATAGTCAATGGATCACTTTCAGACCCACCAATGCCAATCACACAAGCATGTCGAAGGAAAATTTGA